In Lepidochelys kempii isolate rLepKem1 chromosome 8, rLepKem1.hap2, whole genome shotgun sequence, a single genomic region encodes these proteins:
- the LOC140916527 gene encoding protocadherin gamma-A12-like: protein MILVTVWEAVSGQIRYFIPEEMKKGSFVANIAKDLELDVEQLSDSGVHIVSGGKTQYFALDFKSGHLYITERIDREQICGRVEKCVLNCEVIVEDKMKLFPVEVEITDINDNPPSFLSEEFDLKISETAAPGSRFSVRQAEDPDMGLNSIQSYQLSSNRHFLLDVETRSDGIKYAELVLEKSLDREEQAVHKLILTATDGGDPVRSGTAQIRVIVLDSNDNAPVFSQPVYRVSIWENVPEGSPVVTVKATDPDEGVNKEVKYSFQKITDKASQMFHLDPKTGEITVVGKLDFEEAALYEIEVQAHDVGGLFDKSKIIIVVIDVNDNAPKIALRSLISSIPEDSPTGTVIALLNVQDPDSGENGVVTCSTLGNLPFQLKKPFENYYSLVTDRALDREQEAAYNITVTATDNGTPPLSTATMIQLRILDRNDNCPVFDKTSYTGYVTENNPIGVSVFSLRASDPDWGENARVTYSIIEGDRSEVPLSSSISINSETGALYALRSFDYEQFREIRFQVQAQDGGSPPLSSNVSVTLFILDQNDNSPHILHPSFPTDGSTGVELAPRSSEPGYLVTKVVAVDADSGQNAWLSYQLLKATEPGLFSVGLHSGEIRTARSFVDKDALKQSLVVLVKDNGQPPLSATATVTVVVADSIPEILSDLSSLSAPADPQSSLTLYLVIAVASVSCLFFTFILVFLALRLRRWRN from the coding sequence ATGATACTGGTTACCGTTTGGGAGGCAGTTTCTGGGCAGATTCGCTATTTTATTCCGGAGGAAATGAAGAAAGGGTCTTTTGTTGCGAACATCGCAAAGGATCTGGAGCTGGATGTAGAGCAGCTCTCAGACAGCGGAGTCCATATTGTTTCCGGAGGTAAGACTCAGTACTTTGCTTTAGATTTCAAGAGCGGCCATTTATACATCACGGAGAGAATAGACAGAGAGCAGATCTGTGGCCGGGTGGAGAAGTGTGTGTTAAACTGTGAGGTTATAGTGGAGgataaaatgaaactttttccGGTCGAAGTAGAAATCACAGATATTAATGATAATCCTCCCAGCTTCCTGTCAGAAGAATTCGATTTAAAAATCAGTGAAACAGCAGCCCCAGGATCACGGTTTTCTGTGCGTCAGGCAGAGGACCCAGATATGGGACTAAATTCCATCCAGAGCTACCAACTCAGCAGTAACAGGCATTTCTTACTGGATGTAGAAACGCGATCTGATGGAATAAAATACGCTGAACTGGTGCTGGAAAAGTCTCTAGACCGGGAAGAACAAGCAGTTCACAAGCTAATCCTCACAGCCACTGACGGGGGAGATCCAGTCAGATCCGGCACTGCGCAAATCCGCGTAATTGTTCTCGATTCTAATGACAATGCCCCAGTTTTTAGCCAGCCTGTCTACAGAGTGAGCATTTGGGAAAACGTGCCTGAAGGTTCCCCGGTTGTCACAGTAAAAGCCACTGATCCGGATGAAGGAGTCAACAAAGAGGTGAAATACTCTTTCCAAAAAATCACAGACAAAGCTTCCCAAATGTTCCACTTGGACCCTAAAACTGGTGAAATAACAGTCGTGGGCAAACTGGACTTTGAGGAAGCTGCATTATATGAAATTGAGGTGCAAGCGCATGACGTGGGAGGTCTTTTCGACAAATCGAAAATTATAATCGTTGTTATCGATGTGAATGATAACGCTCCGAAAATCGCTCTCAGGTCTCTCATCAGCTCGATTCCCGAGGACTCTCCCACCGGGACTGTCATCGCCCTTTTAAATGTGCAAGATCCAGACTCAGGAGAGAACGGGGTGGTCACGTGCTCCACACTCGGCAACCTCCCCTTCCAGCTGAAGAAACCCTTCGAGAATTACTACAGTCTGGTGACAGACCGAGCcctggacagggagcaggaggcagcaTACAACATCACGGTGACCGCCACGGACAATGGGACTCCTCCTCTTTCTACAGCCACCATGATCCAACTCCGGATTTTAGACAGGAACGACAACTGTCCTGTTTTCGATAAAACGTCCTACACCGGCTACGTCACGGAGAATAACCCGATAGGAGTCTCCGTTTTCTCCCTGAGGGCAAGTGACCCCGACTGGGGGGAGAACGCCAGAGTCACTTACTCCATTATTGAAGGAGACAGAAGCGAAGTGCCTTTGTCCTCTTCCATCTCCATTAACTCCGAGACTGGGGCTCTCTACGCTCTGCGCTCCTTCGATTACGAACAGTTCCGGGAGATTCGGTTCCAAGTGCAGGCTCAGGATGGGGgttccccacctctcagcagtAATGTCTCCGTCACTCTCTTTATACTGGATCAGAATGACAACAGCCCGCACATCTTACACCCTTCCTTTCCCACCGATGGCTCCACGGGAGTGGAGTTGGCCCCTCGCTCCTCCGAGCCGGGTTACCTGGTCACTAAGGTGGTGGCGGTGGATGCAGACTCCGGGCAGAACGCCTGGCTCTCCTACCAGCTGCTGAAGGCGACAGAGCCGGGGCTCTTCTCTGTGGGACTCCACAGCGGCGAGATCAGGACAGCGCGCTCCTTTGTAGACAAAGATGCGCTCAAGCAAAGTCTGGTGGTTTTGGTGAAGGACAACGGGCAGCCCCCTCTCTCTGCCACGGCCACTGTCACGGTGGTGGTGGCTGACAGCATCCCCGAAATCCTCTCCGATTTAAGCAGCCTctcagctcctgcagacccccaGTCCAGCCTCACCTTGTATTTGGTGATCGCTGTGGCTTCCGTTTCTTGCTTGTTCTTTACCTTTATCCTAGTGTTCCTGGCCCTGAGGCTCCGCAGGTGGCGAAACTAG